Proteins found in one Bremerella volcania genomic segment:
- a CDS encoding metallophosphoesterase, with protein sequence MFDIIGDIHGHADELIALLGELGYSQRDGIYGHSERKVIFLGDFVDRGPKIREALEIVRGMIETDAALTVMGNHELNAMAFHMPHPDRPGEYVRPHTPKNEKQHGQTLIQLSDSQLSDALTWFRTLPMWLELDGLRAVHACWDDAEIGQIANQLQKSGGLTDEVLAAACLPDGALFASIEVVLKGKEMQLPQGYSFQDKDGHERTKTRTRWFLAAAGHTFGSYAMTDELDCDIPLSDDVRRASRPYGETEKPVFLGHYWLKQATPKRLARNVACVDYSVAKGGFLCAYRWDGEQELCDENFVYVR encoded by the coding sequence ATGTTCGACATCATCGGAGACATTCACGGCCATGCTGACGAGCTGATCGCACTACTCGGCGAGTTGGGCTATTCACAGCGAGATGGAATTTACGGTCATTCAGAGCGAAAGGTGATCTTTCTCGGGGATTTCGTCGATCGCGGACCCAAGATTCGTGAAGCACTGGAGATCGTCCGCGGCATGATCGAAACGGACGCGGCCCTTACCGTGATGGGTAATCACGAATTAAACGCGATGGCGTTTCACATGCCCCATCCCGATCGGCCCGGCGAGTATGTGCGTCCACATACTCCTAAGAACGAAAAGCAGCACGGGCAAACGTTAATTCAATTAAGCGATTCTCAGCTGAGCGATGCCCTGACGTGGTTTCGCACGCTTCCGATGTGGCTGGAACTGGATGGACTACGCGCCGTGCATGCTTGTTGGGACGATGCCGAGATCGGCCAGATCGCGAACCAGCTTCAGAAATCCGGAGGACTCACCGACGAGGTGCTTGCTGCGGCCTGTTTGCCCGATGGGGCACTTTTCGCTTCGATCGAGGTGGTCCTCAAGGGAAAAGAGATGCAATTGCCCCAGGGATATAGCTTTCAAGACAAGGATGGGCACGAGCGTACGAAGACGCGGACACGCTGGTTCTTAGCTGCGGCAGGTCATACTTTCGGCAGCTACGCGATGACTGACGAGTTGGATTGCGATATTCCATTGAGTGACGATGTTCGCAGAGCGTCACGACCGTACGGCGAGACCGAAAAACCGGTTTTTCTCGGTCACTATTGGCTGAAGCAAGCCACGCCCAAGCGTTTGGCCAGGAACGTGGCCTGTGTCGATTACAGCGTTGCCAAGGGAGGCTTCCTGTGCGCGTATCGCTGGGATGGCGAACAGGAGCTTTGCGACGAAAACTTCGTGTACGTCAGGTGA
- the hpt gene encoding hypoxanthine phosphoribosyltransferase, with amino-acid sequence MHTLIETKELATRVTHLATELADTYGDRPLTVLGVMTGSLVLMADLIRQLEMPLRVGVMQARSYRGKATSAGELALNLDMMPQIAGQDVLVVDDIFDTGHTLKNVLESIQEHGPTSVRSLVLLSKSERHEVAIRPDFVGFRIPNEFVVGYGLDYQDLYRNLPFVAALEDHEIASHA; translated from the coding sequence TTGCATACCTTGATTGAAACGAAAGAACTTGCCACAAGGGTCACCCATCTGGCGACGGAACTGGCCGATACGTACGGAGATCGGCCTCTGACGGTACTCGGTGTCATGACCGGAAGCCTGGTATTAATGGCCGACTTGATTCGTCAGCTGGAGATGCCACTAAGGGTAGGCGTCATGCAGGCACGCAGCTACCGCGGAAAAGCTACTTCGGCGGGTGAGTTGGCCCTGAATCTGGATATGATGCCGCAGATTGCCGGGCAAGATGTGCTGGTCGTTGATGACATTTTCGATACGGGCCACACTTTGAAGAACGTGCTCGAAAGCATCCAGGAGCATGGCCCGACCTCGGTTCGTTCGCTGGTGCTGCTTTCCAAATCCGAGCGCCACGAAGTGGCAATCCGGCCTGACTTCGTCGGCTTTCGTATTCCCAACGAGTTCGTCGTAGGGTACGGTTTGGATTATCAAGACCTCTACCGCAATCTGCCGTTTGTTGCGGCGTTGGAAGACCACGAGATCGCTTCGCACGCATGA
- a CDS encoding glycosyltransferase family 4 protein, with protein MTSLRLALVTRRFWPLVGGAEMVMANLAEELTRQGHQVQLVTAQWHPDWPKQISHRGIPVVRLPNPSVRGWGTVRYMMSLGRWLRSQQNELDAVYVSMLKHSAVVATSRLQGSKIPVILRAEGTGETGDCAFHETANFGHRIRRTCQQADGFVAPSQQIFDEMASSGFERDKIRFIPNGVKVGPMRSAEQRRAARAALAAANPILTLAESAPLVVFTGRLHPGKGLTKVVRAWPYVLQRFPMARLWLIGEGPQEGELASLVGAMGLQSRIILPGAFDTVEDVLSAADAFVLPSLHEGMSIALLEAMAAALPCVVSDIPGNRILIEHDDTGVVFPADDVSTLANSLTRVIENQHLASNLGNAARSRVIQHFSLERSAADHVDYFRSLMEQKRLQ; from the coding sequence ATGACTTCTCTTCGCCTGGCACTTGTCACTCGCCGATTCTGGCCTCTGGTTGGGGGGGCGGAAATGGTCATGGCCAATCTGGCCGAGGAACTCACGCGCCAAGGGCATCAAGTCCAACTCGTGACTGCTCAGTGGCACCCAGATTGGCCTAAGCAAATTTCGCATCGCGGCATTCCAGTCGTTCGCCTGCCTAACCCTTCGGTCCGCGGCTGGGGAACGGTAAGGTACATGATGTCGCTGGGGCGTTGGCTCAGGTCGCAGCAGAACGAACTCGATGCGGTATACGTCTCGATGCTCAAACACAGCGCCGTAGTGGCGACCTCCCGTTTACAAGGAAGCAAGATCCCGGTCATCTTGCGGGCCGAAGGAACCGGTGAGACAGGGGACTGTGCTTTCCACGAAACAGCCAACTTCGGTCATCGCATCCGCCGGACTTGTCAACAAGCCGACGGCTTCGTGGCTCCGAGCCAGCAGATCTTCGACGAGATGGCCTCATCCGGTTTCGAGCGTGATAAGATCCGCTTCATTCCCAACGGGGTAAAAGTCGGTCCCATGCGATCCGCCGAACAGCGTCGCGCTGCCCGGGCAGCCCTTGCCGCGGCCAATCCGATACTCACCTTGGCCGAGTCCGCTCCCCTGGTGGTCTTCACCGGCAGACTTCACCCAGGCAAAGGCCTGACCAAGGTGGTACGTGCCTGGCCGTATGTCCTACAGCGTTTTCCAATGGCTCGTCTATGGCTCATTGGGGAAGGGCCTCAGGAAGGGGAGTTGGCTTCGCTGGTCGGAGCGATGGGTCTTCAGAGCCGGATCATCTTGCCGGGGGCGTTTGATACGGTCGAAGACGTGCTGTCCGCCGCCGACGCATTCGTTCTTCCATCACTGCACGAGGGGATGTCGATCGCACTACTCGAAGCGATGGCCGCGGCACTTCCATGTGTGGTCAGCGATATCCCCGGTAATCGCATTTTGATTGAACACGACGATACTGGCGTCGTCTTTCCGGCCGATGACGTTAGTACTCTGGCAAATTCGCTGACTCGCGTGATCGAGAATCAGCATCTAGCATCCAATCTAGGCAATGCGGCCCGCTCACGTGTGATTCAGCATTTCAGTCTGGAACGCAGCGCTGCGGACCATGTCGATTACTTTCGATCACTCATGGAGCAAAAGCGACTTCAATAA
- a CDS encoding exopolysaccharide biosynthesis protein, with translation MLYGVLTPTPISPESKMTTAQTTATSTTSEEPTNDSSPEGLVDILEQMKENTDGDNVTLEDTLDSLNSRSFGPLLLVPAIMAVSPIGAIPGMSIVTGCVLMLIAIQMIFSSGRPWLPQRLLDFSFSRETLTKGIDKTLPWAKWLEGFTSRRLQTITHAPFHYVIATIVAFLALLFIPLAFLPFAVAIPGTAIALFALGITVRDGVLVILGFAVSCAAIGLAIYAWPF, from the coding sequence TTGCTCTATGGTGTTTTGACGCCAACACCCATTTCACCAGAAAGCAAAATGACAACCGCTCAAACCACTGCCACATCAACGACTTCGGAAGAACCTACAAATGATTCTTCCCCCGAAGGTCTTGTCGATATACTCGAGCAAATGAAAGAGAACACCGACGGGGACAACGTCACGCTGGAAGACACGCTCGACTCGCTCAACAGTCGAAGTTTTGGACCTCTCCTGCTGGTGCCTGCCATCATGGCCGTCTCACCCATTGGTGCCATACCAGGCATGTCGATCGTAACTGGCTGCGTTCTGATGTTGATTGCCATACAAATGATCTTCTCAAGCGGAAGACCATGGTTACCACAGCGACTGCTCGACTTTTCCTTCTCACGAGAAACGTTAACGAAAGGAATCGACAAAACGCTTCCCTGGGCGAAATGGCTGGAAGGCTTCACTAGCCGTCGCTTGCAGACAATCACACACGCGCCATTTCATTATGTCATTGCGACGATTGTCGCCTTTTTGGCGTTGCTCTTCATTCCGCTGGCCTTCCTGCCCTTTGCCGTAGCCATTCCCGGAACGGCAATCGCACTATTTGCTTTGGGCATCACAGTGCGGGATGGCGTGCTGGTGATCCTGGGCTTCGCGGTTTCCTGTGCGGCCATCGGTCTGGCGATCTATGCTTGGCCCTTCTAA
- a CDS encoding bestrophin-like domain: MGSIYELPTWVIVGSIFILTFIANEVGFLAGRREGKNDSEGARTVSNGLKASILGLAALLLGFSFSTTTAKHYQRQRLVLEEANAIGTCYLRAGLLSDPQRSELQQGLERFTELRLKRFEFALDHDTYHETLKQMQVELDSIWRTVETTMQSQPDRIVPSQIVPAANSVIDLNTTREWSARNHMPQPVLILLCICIIVSSMITGHSSGQVGKRYLGLWVAFNVLLTLVLFVILDFDRPRRGLIQVDHQPMVEVLETMQPAAS; encoded by the coding sequence ATGGGAAGCATCTATGAGCTACCGACATGGGTAATTGTTGGCAGCATATTCATTTTGACGTTCATCGCGAACGAAGTCGGTTTTTTGGCAGGTCGGCGAGAAGGAAAGAATGACTCGGAAGGTGCACGGACGGTCAGCAATGGGCTGAAGGCAAGCATTCTAGGGCTGGCCGCTTTGCTGTTGGGGTTTTCATTTTCGACGACGACGGCCAAGCACTATCAGCGACAGCGACTGGTTTTGGAAGAAGCCAACGCGATTGGCACCTGCTACCTTCGCGCCGGCTTACTGAGTGACCCGCAGAGATCAGAGCTTCAGCAAGGTCTCGAGCGTTTCACCGAATTGCGATTGAAGCGTTTCGAATTCGCCCTGGATCATGACACGTACCACGAGACACTGAAGCAGATGCAGGTCGAACTCGATTCAATTTGGCGGACCGTCGAGACGACCATGCAAAGTCAGCCGGATCGAATCGTTCCCAGCCAGATCGTTCCCGCGGCCAACAGCGTCATTGACTTAAACACGACGCGAGAGTGGTCGGCGCGCAATCACATGCCGCAACCGGTGTTGATTTTGTTGTGCATTTGTATCATCGTTTCCAGCATGATTACCGGGCATTCCTCTGGGCAGGTGGGCAAGAGGTATCTCGGATTGTGGGTCGCGTTCAACGTGCTACTCACGCTCGTTCTTTTTGTGATTCTCGATTTCGATCGTCCTCGTCGTGGCTTGATTCAGGTCGATCATCAACCAATGGTGGAAGTGCTGGAGACGATGCAGCCCGCTGCCAGTTAA
- a CDS encoding YciI family protein, protein MKYMLLVYGAESCWTPESREDCMRKSMAICEELEREGKLVASSPLMSVTTSKTVRVREGKQLITTGPFAETTEQLGGYYVLDVETEQEALEIAARIPPASVGCVEVRPLEPLPQ, encoded by the coding sequence ATGAAATACATGTTACTGGTTTACGGCGCGGAATCGTGTTGGACGCCTGAGAGTCGTGAGGATTGCATGCGAAAGAGCATGGCGATCTGCGAGGAACTGGAAAGGGAGGGCAAGCTCGTGGCGTCTTCCCCACTTATGTCCGTTACGACGTCCAAAACGGTTCGGGTTCGGGAAGGCAAACAACTGATCACTACCGGTCCGTTTGCCGAAACGACCGAGCAGCTAGGAGGCTATTACGTGCTGGATGTCGAGACTGAGCAGGAGGCCCTGGAAATCGCAGCCAGGATTCCTCCGGCCTCGGTGGGATGCGTGGAAGTCCGTCCTTTGGAGCCTCTTCCGCAGTAG
- a CDS encoding rhodanese-like domain-containing protein — protein MRTIMLATVTAVVLGTFVAGTMLTGAEGDAQLANENPQIDYQGFMKQVQEVAKVREQRRVSEEGFIRMMDDPKTIVLDARSKRMYDLLHVKGAVHISLPDMTAEDLAELIPKKDTRVVIYCNNNFKNEPQAFAPKAPVASLNLNTYNTLYSYGYRNIYELKPLLDRHDTKIPFAGTSVENGK, from the coding sequence ATGCGTACGATCATGCTGGCGACCGTCACCGCAGTGGTTCTGGGAACGTTTGTGGCTGGAACCATGTTGACGGGGGCCGAGGGAGATGCTCAGTTGGCGAATGAAAACCCTCAAATCGACTACCAGGGCTTCATGAAGCAGGTGCAGGAGGTTGCCAAAGTTCGTGAACAGAGGCGTGTGTCGGAAGAGGGGTTCATTCGCATGATGGATGATCCCAAGACCATCGTTCTCGATGCTCGCAGCAAACGGATGTACGACCTTTTGCATGTGAAAGGAGCCGTGCATATCTCGCTGCCGGACATGACGGCAGAGGATCTGGCCGAGCTAATTCCGAAGAAGGATACTCGGGTTGTGATCTACTGCAACAACAATTTCAAGAACGAACCCCAGGCATTCGCGCCCAAGGCTCCCGTCGCTTCGCTCAACTTGAATACCTACAACACGCTCTACAGCTACGGCTATCGAAACATTTACGAGTTGAAGCCGCTGTTGGATCGACATGACACAAAGATCCCCTTCGCAGGTACATCGGTGGAAAACGGCAAGTAG
- a CDS encoding DUF1559 domain-containing protein has protein sequence MRQRSKQVGFTLVELLVVIAIIGVLIALLLPAVQQAREAARRTSCRNKMKQLGLALHNYHDTFNVFPSGNMSRSGSTTDCTPDGNQCQDGMASWTVLILPFIEQGNLYDQFDFKQPLYWGFNDDFTGTNPNCGTNNVNFVPQTTSVDAFHCPSDPLASGGSLTNNYMGVMGGDTFPANNNGSAYNCRMNNSRLNYNNGMLYLNSKTGFHSATDGSSNVYLIGESKYLFQPNFCCETATWASSARINNDDSLLLNIVACTFQPNTGDNPLNNNVHMWDEMPGTVGSWHPGGCHMAMGDASVHFISENIDITTHRNLSKRSDGYPIGGFSGL, from the coding sequence ATGAGACAACGAAGCAAGCAAGTTGGGTTTACGCTCGTGGAATTGTTGGTGGTGATCGCCATCATCGGGGTGCTGATTGCACTCCTCTTGCCGGCCGTGCAACAGGCCCGCGAAGCGGCACGACGGACGAGTTGCCGTAACAAAATGAAGCAGTTAGGACTGGCTCTGCACAACTACCACGATACGTTCAATGTGTTCCCTTCCGGCAACATGAGCCGCAGTGGTTCGACGACGGACTGCACTCCGGATGGAAATCAATGCCAGGACGGGATGGCCTCGTGGACCGTTTTGATCTTGCCGTTCATCGAGCAAGGCAACCTGTACGATCAGTTCGACTTCAAGCAGCCGTTGTACTGGGGCTTTAACGACGACTTCACGGGAACCAATCCCAACTGTGGTACCAACAATGTGAACTTTGTACCCCAAACCACTTCCGTCGACGCGTTCCATTGTCCTTCGGATCCATTGGCGTCGGGTGGTAGTTTGACGAACAATTACATGGGCGTGATGGGCGGCGATACGTTCCCGGCCAACAACAATGGTTCAGCCTATAACTGTCGGATGAATAACTCGCGTTTGAACTACAACAATGGGATGTTGTATTTGAATTCGAAGACCGGCTTCCATAGTGCTACTGATGGGTCGTCGAATGTTTATTTGATCGGTGAGAGTAAGTACCTGTTCCAACCTAATTTCTGCTGTGAAACGGCTACGTGGGCTTCGTCAGCACGCATCAATAATGATGACTCGCTGCTATTGAACATTGTTGCATGTACTTTTCAGCCAAATACAGGCGACAATCCGCTGAACAATAACGTCCATATGTGGGACGAAATGCCAGGTACCGTTGGAAGTTGGCACCCTGGCGGATGTCACATGGCCATGGGGGATGCTTCAGTTCACTTCATCAGTGAGAACATCGACATCACGACGCATCGAAATTTGAGCAAGCGTAGCGATGGTTATCCCATTGGTGGGTTCAGCGGTCTCTAG
- a CDS encoding sulfatase family protein, which produces MMRLLVGFLLACFLVSQAQLALGEEAQRSPNIVLIFIDDMGYGDVEFNGAKGPRTPNLNQMAAEGMKFTDFYVGCAVCSGSRTALLTGTHYQRLSMNPVLFPNSNQGLHPEEQTIADMLHDVGYRTACVGKWHLGHLPPCLPTYQGFDSYYGIPYSNDMWIDPANKLAADIVLREGVTMQELKDGVTKKNVVPLMRDEEIIEYPCDQNTITKRYTEEAIRFITSDSDKPFFLYLPHTMVHLPLHVSKEFQGRTEKLIWDAIEEVDWSVGEILKTLRDEGIAENTLVIFTSDNGAAVGSSLPLRAKKASVYDGGIREPTLMWWPGTIPAGSVCDEITASIDVLPTLAKLCDGKLSGRRIDGVDIRSVMLTENTEGPRESFVLMHGEGTVRHGKWKYYPWQEKKQGRDAPQGRTPSSEPVQLYDIVADIGETTNVAAQHPDVCEQLQEMYNQHVADIKATKRPTAPLIRSQDAKPPTHPKQKKSK; this is translated from the coding sequence ATGATGCGACTCCTAGTCGGATTTCTCCTGGCTTGTTTTCTCGTTTCCCAAGCCCAACTTGCCCTCGGTGAAGAAGCGCAGCGGTCACCAAACATCGTCCTCATCTTCATTGACGACATGGGGTATGGGGATGTCGAGTTCAACGGAGCCAAAGGCCCACGCACGCCGAATTTGAATCAGATGGCCGCGGAAGGGATGAAGTTTACCGACTTCTATGTTGGTTGCGCGGTCTGCTCTGGCTCGCGGACGGCGTTGTTAACCGGCACTCACTATCAGCGGCTGAGCATGAACCCGGTGCTCTTTCCTAATAGCAATCAGGGGCTACATCCTGAGGAACAGACAATTGCGGATATGCTCCATGATGTTGGCTATCGAACGGCCTGCGTGGGCAAGTGGCACCTCGGCCATCTTCCCCCTTGCCTGCCGACCTATCAAGGATTCGACAGCTATTACGGCATCCCCTATAGCAATGATATGTGGATCGATCCAGCCAACAAGCTAGCCGCCGACATCGTCCTCCGCGAAGGGGTCACTATGCAGGAGTTGAAAGACGGAGTCACGAAAAAGAACGTCGTCCCACTCATGAGAGACGAAGAAATCATCGAGTATCCCTGTGATCAAAATACGATCACCAAACGCTACACCGAGGAAGCGATTCGCTTTATCACATCCGACAGTGACAAACCATTCTTTCTGTATCTGCCTCACACGATGGTTCACCTCCCGCTGCACGTCAGTAAGGAATTCCAGGGGCGTACCGAGAAGTTGATTTGGGACGCCATTGAAGAAGTCGACTGGTCAGTTGGCGAAATTCTCAAGACTCTTCGGGATGAAGGCATCGCCGAAAACACACTGGTTATCTTTACGAGCGACAACGGTGCTGCCGTGGGGTCGTCTCTTCCTTTAAGAGCCAAGAAGGCGAGTGTTTATGACGGCGGTATTCGGGAACCCACGTTGATGTGGTGGCCTGGGACCATTCCAGCCGGGTCCGTATGCGATGAAATCACCGCATCCATTGATGTGTTGCCGACACTGGCCAAACTGTGTGATGGCAAGCTTTCAGGACGCAGGATCGACGGCGTCGACATCCGTTCGGTGATGCTCACTGAAAATACCGAGGGCCCGCGAGAGTCGTTCGTTCTTATGCACGGAGAAGGTACCGTCCGGCATGGGAAATGGAAGTATTATCCCTGGCAAGAAAAGAAGCAGGGACGTGATGCTCCACAAGGTCGAACGCCCTCGAGCGAACCGGTTCAACTTTATGACATCGTCGCTGATATCGGTGAAACTACCAACGTCGCCGCCCAGCACCCCGACGTCTGCGAACAATTGCAGGAAATGTACAATCAGCATGTGGCTGACATCAAGGCGACAAAACGCCCAACGGCACCGCTGATTCGCTCGCAAGATGCCAAGCCGCCCACGCATCCCAAACAAAAGAAGTCCAAGTAA
- a CDS encoding zinc-dependent peptidase, which yields MNRLIALTVLLVLAMLPCSQAFSQDGPALPDKHTVRDVEGWTVRVDDRLLAGKHKDQGERALKLLSARLVAIDVVMPPESLEKLRKVVIQLDLDYGELTAMQYHPDKGWLKRNRYDEELAKCVHIPSVDAFLSPYENHRMPWVVLHELAHAYHDQFLGFDNARIRAVWEKFKENQSYQSVLTSPGHLREHYALTNPKEFFAEMTESYFGSNDFYPFVTGELKKDEPEVFALMQEMWGNLPSRK from the coding sequence ATGAACAGACTCATCGCACTTACGGTGCTGCTGGTGCTCGCAATGCTTCCTTGTTCGCAGGCGTTCTCTCAGGATGGCCCAGCACTGCCAGACAAACATACGGTGCGAGACGTCGAAGGATGGACTGTCCGCGTGGACGACCGACTTCTCGCCGGCAAACACAAGGACCAAGGGGAGCGTGCGCTCAAACTTCTCTCTGCTCGTCTCGTCGCCATCGACGTCGTGATGCCTCCAGAATCTTTGGAGAAGCTTCGCAAGGTCGTGATTCAACTCGATCTCGACTATGGCGAGCTTACCGCGATGCAGTACCACCCCGACAAAGGTTGGCTGAAACGCAACCGCTACGACGAAGAGCTTGCCAAGTGCGTACATATTCCAAGTGTGGACGCTTTTCTTTCTCCATACGAAAACCACAGAATGCCATGGGTCGTGCTGCATGAACTTGCTCATGCCTATCACGATCAATTTTTAGGCTTTGACAACGCGCGTATCCGAGCCGTATGGGAAAAGTTCAAAGAGAATCAGAGTTACCAGTCGGTCCTTACGAGCCCAGGTCATCTACGCGAGCACTACGCGTTAACCAACCCGAAGGAGTTCTTCGCCGAGATGACCGAATCTTATTTTGGATCGAACGACTTCTATCCATTTGTTACCGGCGAGCTTAAGAAAGATGAGCCGGAGGTGTTTGCCTTGATGCAGGAAATGTGGGGCAATTTGCCGAGCCGAAAGTAG
- a CDS encoding Gfo/Idh/MocA family protein, with translation MSQFPQSTRRQFLKGVAAAGAATVIIPSANRAFGFQNANDRPTFATIGLRNQGWGITNKTTPYADFAALADVDANVLAENVSKLEKKQGKKPDAYTDYRKVLDRKDIDAVMIATPDHWHTKIAVEAMYAGKDVYCEKPLTLTIAEGKLIEKVVKETGRVFQVGTMQRSESGQRFLQAVAMVNEGRIGKVQKVTCGINGMTGSPEIPVADIPGGLDWDMWLGPAQKVDYRALPEMRTGYGGGVPLYSNCHYSFRNWHEYSGGKLTDWGAHHVDIACWALGATDTGPSKVKPLEYELACEYQDGNPVVHDRYNVATKFKIQADMPNDVEMIITSEGDNGILFEGTDGRFFVNRGKIVGAPIEALKENPLPEGSIEKVYGGPVPANHSVNFIECMESRKQPISDVWSHNRMLEICHLSNIAMRLGRELNWDPEKREVIGDDQANTFLSRENRKGYEIQMG, from the coding sequence ATGTCTCAATTCCCGCAAAGCACACGTCGTCAATTCCTTAAGGGAGTTGCCGCTGCAGGTGCAGCCACCGTCATCATCCCCTCGGCCAACCGCGCCTTTGGTTTTCAAAACGCCAATGATCGCCCCACATTCGCGACGATCGGTCTGCGCAACCAAGGCTGGGGGATCACTAACAAGACGACTCCTTATGCTGACTTCGCCGCATTGGCGGATGTCGATGCCAACGTTCTGGCAGAAAACGTATCGAAGCTCGAAAAGAAGCAAGGCAAAAAACCCGACGCCTACACCGATTATCGCAAGGTGCTCGATCGCAAAGACATCGACGCGGTGATGATTGCCACGCCAGATCACTGGCATACCAAAATTGCCGTCGAAGCAATGTATGCCGGCAAAGACGTCTACTGCGAAAAGCCCCTCACCCTGACGATCGCCGAAGGCAAGTTGATCGAAAAGGTCGTCAAGGAAACGGGCCGCGTCTTCCAGGTCGGTACCATGCAGCGAAGTGAATCAGGCCAGCGTTTCCTGCAAGCGGTCGCCATGGTCAACGAAGGCCGCATCGGTAAGGTTCAAAAGGTGACGTGCGGCATCAATGGAATGACCGGTTCTCCCGAAATTCCCGTGGCGGATATTCCTGGCGGACTCGACTGGGATATGTGGCTTGGCCCAGCCCAGAAGGTCGACTATCGAGCCCTGCCGGAAATGCGAACGGGTTACGGCGGTGGCGTTCCCCTTTACAGCAATTGCCATTATTCGTTCCGCAACTGGCATGAGTACTCTGGCGGCAAGCTGACCGACTGGGGTGCCCATCATGTCGATATCGCTTGCTGGGCATTGGGTGCCACCGACACCGGTCCGAGCAAGGTGAAACCGCTTGAGTACGAACTGGCTTGCGAATACCAAGACGGTAACCCGGTCGTTCATGATCGGTACAACGTAGCGACCAAGTTCAAGATTCAGGCCGACATGCCTAACGACGTCGAAATGATCATCACCAGCGAAGGTGACAACGGGATCCTCTTCGAGGGAACTGATGGCCGTTTCTTCGTCAATCGCGGCAAAATCGTTGGTGCCCCCATCGAAGCCCTCAAAGAGAATCCGCTGCCGGAAGGTTCGATCGAAAAGGTCTACGGCGGGCCTGTTCCGGCGAACCACAGCGTCAACTTCATCGAGTGTATGGAGTCACGCAAACAGCCGATCTCAGACGTCTGGTCCCACAATCGCATGCTGGAGATTTGTCACCTCTCGAATATCGCCATGCGATTGGGTCGCGAACTCAATTGGGATCCAGAAAAGCGAGAGGTCATCGGCGACGACCAGGCCAACACGTTCCTTTCGCGAGAAAACCGCAAAGGTTACGAAATACAGATGGGCTAA